One genomic window of Clostridioides sp. ES-S-0054-01 includes the following:
- the infA gene encoding translation initiation factor IF-1 — MAKKDVIELEGTVSEALPNAMFKVKLENGHEILCHISGKLRMNFIRILEGDKVNVELSPYDLTRGRITWRKK, encoded by the coding sequence ATGGCCAAAAAAGATGTTATAGAATTAGAAGGTACAGTTTCAGAAGCTTTACCTAATGCTATGTTCAAAGTTAAACTAGAAAATGGACATGAGATATTATGCCACATTTCTGGAAAGCTAAGAATGAACTTCATAAGAATTCTTGAAGGTGACAAGGTGAATGTTGAACTTTCTCCATATGACCTTACAAGAGGAAGAATTACTTGGCGTAAGAAGTAG
- a CDS encoding energy-coupling factor transporter transmembrane protein EcfT, producing MLKDITIGQYYPTSSAIHKLDPRIKLVATIVFMVSIFVVNKFWPYIIVLLCLLGMIKLANIPVKYIVKGVKPLKWIILFTFVINIFFLPGDKIWSFGFLAITRQGLRQAIFMAIRLIFLVVGTSLLTLTTSPIELTDGIERLLNPFKKIGLPVHELAMMMTIALRFIPTLLDETDKIMKAQMSRGADFESKNLINRAKNLVPLLVPLFVSAFRRADELAMAMEARCYRGGHNRTKMRESVIARGDYIACVFQVVYLGAIIATRFIAI from the coding sequence ATGTTAAAAGATATAACTATAGGGCAATACTACCCAACGAGTTCTGCTATTCATAAGTTAGATCCAAGGATAAAACTTGTAGCAACAATTGTATTTATGGTATCTATATTTGTAGTAAATAAATTTTGGCCTTATATAATAGTTTTATTATGTTTACTAGGTATGATAAAGTTAGCTAATATACCAGTTAAATATATTGTTAAGGGTGTAAAACCTCTTAAATGGATTATTCTGTTTACATTTGTTATAAATATTTTTTTCTTACCAGGTGATAAGATATGGTCATTTGGATTTTTAGCTATTACAAGACAAGGTTTAAGACAAGCAATTTTTATGGCTATAAGATTAATATTTTTAGTAGTTGGTACATCATTACTTACTTTAACAACTTCACCAATAGAATTAACTGATGGAATAGAAAGATTATTGAATCCATTTAAAAAAATTGGTTTGCCAGTTCATGAACTTGCAATGATGATGACAATTGCTTTACGTTTTATTCCTACATTGTTAGATGAGACAGACAAAATAATGAAGGCTCAGATGTCCAGAGGTGCAGATTTTGAAAGTAAGAATCTTATAAATAGAGCAAAGAATCTAGTACCACTTTTGGTACCTTTATTTGTGAGTGCATTTAGAAGGGCAGATGAATTGGCCATGGCTATGGAAGCCAGATGCTATAGAGGAGGACACAATAGAACTAAAATGAGAGAGTCTGTTATAGCAAGAGGAGATTATATAGCATGTGTATTTCAAGTGGTCTATCTAGGTGCAATTATAGCTACTAGATTTATAGCAATCTAA
- the secY gene encoding preprotein translocase subunit SecY, which produces MLSKLKQAWKIKAVRKKVMYTLMMIVIFRIGTTIPVPGIDTSIIQKMVGGNSLLSLYNMFTGGAFSNFSLFALGISPYITASIIIQLLTVGFESLAELQKSGEEGKKKINKYTKYTALALAVVQALGITLGIVRSALISNSVFFITTVVITLVSASMLVMWIGDKITEKGIGNGSSVIIFAGIISRIPTDVIKIAQQVKSGEVAPWVIVVLAVVILLTVTGVTFIQEATRKIPVQYAKRVVGRKMYGGQSSHIPMKVNQSGVMPIIFASSLLAFPQTIAMFMGPNAQAFVQKYLSMATEQGFWTYRSIEILLIIFFSYFYTTVSFNTEDISKNMKNNGGFIPGIRPGEPTMNYLNRILTRLTLAGATFLAIIAMVPALTTHYMKVNMSLAGTSLLIVVGVALELKRQLESNLVMRSYQGFLK; this is translated from the coding sequence TTAAAGCAGTAAGAAAAAAAGTAATGTATACACTTATGATGATCGTGATATTCAGAATAGGTACTACTATACCAGTTCCAGGCATAGACACTAGTATTATACAAAAGATGGTAGGCGGCAATAGTCTACTTTCTCTGTATAATATGTTTACTGGTGGAGCATTTAGTAATTTTTCACTATTTGCTTTAGGTATAAGTCCATATATCACTGCATCAATCATAATACAACTTCTAACAGTAGGTTTTGAAAGTTTAGCAGAACTTCAAAAATCTGGTGAAGAAGGAAAGAAAAAAATCAATAAGTACACTAAATATACAGCACTAGCTCTAGCAGTTGTACAAGCTTTGGGAATTACATTAGGAATTGTAAGAAGTGCTTTAATATCAAATAGTGTGTTTTTTATCACAACTGTTGTAATAACATTAGTTTCAGCAAGTATGTTAGTAATGTGGATTGGGGACAAAATTACTGAAAAAGGAATCGGTAATGGTAGTTCAGTAATAATATTTGCAGGTATAATATCAAGAATACCTACAGACGTTATTAAAATCGCGCAACAAGTTAAATCTGGTGAAGTTGCACCTTGGGTTATAGTAGTTCTAGCTGTAGTTATATTACTTACAGTAACAGGAGTTACATTTATACAAGAAGCGACTAGAAAGATACCTGTACAATATGCTAAAAGAGTTGTTGGAAGAAAAATGTATGGAGGACAAAGTTCTCATATACCAATGAAAGTTAACCAGTCAGGAGTTATGCCTATAATTTTTGCAAGTTCACTTTTAGCTTTTCCTCAAACAATAGCTATGTTTATGGGGCCAAATGCTCAGGCTTTTGTTCAAAAGTACTTAAGTATGGCAACAGAACAAGGATTTTGGACATATAGATCAATTGAGATTCTACTTATAATTTTCTTCTCATATTTTTATACAACTGTATCATTTAATACAGAAGACATATCTAAAAATATGAAAAATAATGGTGGATTTATACCAGGTATAAGACCAGGTGAACCTACTATGAATTATTTAAATAGAATTTTAACTAGATTAACTTTAGCTGGAGCTACTTTCTTAGCAATAATTGCTATGGTGCCAGCTCTTACAACACATTATATGAAAGTAAATATGAGTCTAGCTGGGACTTCATTGCTAATCGTTGTTGGAGTTGCTTTGGAGCTTAAGAGACAGTTAGAGTCAAACTTAGTTATGAGAAGCTATCAAGGTTTCTTAAAATAA
- the rpsM gene encoding 30S ribosomal protein S13, translating into MARIAGVDLPREKRAEIGLTYIYGIGKATANEILAKAEINPDTRIKDLSEDQVNELRKVIDDDFLVEGDLRREIALNIKRLRDIKCYRGIRHAKGLPLRGQRTKTNARTRKGPRKTVSRKKKK; encoded by the coding sequence ATGGCAAGAATAGCTGGGGTAGATTTACCTAGAGAAAAAAGAGCGGAGATAGGCTTAACTTATATATATGGTATAGGTAAAGCGACTGCTAACGAAATATTAGCTAAGGCTGAGATAAATCCAGATACTAGAATAAAAGATTTATCAGAAGATCAAGTTAATGAGTTAAGAAAAGTTATAGATGACGATTTCTTAGTTGAAGGTGACTTAAGAAGAGAAATTGCTTTAAACATAAAGAGATTAAGAGATATAAAATGTTATAGAGGAATAAGACACGCTAAAGGTCTTCCATTAAGAGGACAAAGAACTAAGACTAATGCTAGAACTAGAAAAGGTCCTAGAAAAACAGTATCTCGTAAAAAGAAAAAATAA
- a CDS encoding energy-coupling factor transporter ATPase yields the protein MDNIVKVNNISFEYITDEAKLKAIDNLSLDVKKGEFVAIIGHNGSGKSTLSKNLNAILMPTEGNILIDGMDTKEEERLWNIRQTAGMVFQNPDNQIVATIVEEDVAFGPENLGIEPKEIRRIVDESLKSVGMYDLRGRQPHLLSGGQKQRVAIAGIIAMRPKCIIFDEATAMLDPSGRKEVMKTIKRLNKEENITVIHITHFMEEAVEADRVVVMEKGKKILEGTPREVFSKIKMLKEIGLDVPCMTELSSLLIEEGMNISSDILTVDEMVMELCQL from the coding sequence ATGGATAATATAGTAAAGGTAAATAATATTTCGTTTGAGTATATTACAGATGAAGCAAAACTTAAAGCAATAGATAATTTAAGCCTAGATGTTAAAAAAGGAGAATTTGTTGCGATAATAGGACATAATGGTTCTGGTAAGTCTACTTTATCTAAAAACTTAAATGCTATTCTTATGCCTACTGAAGGAAATATTCTTATTGATGGTATGGATACTAAAGAAGAAGAAAGATTATGGAATATAAGACAAACTGCAGGCATGGTATTTCAAAATCCAGATAATCAAATAGTTGCCACTATAGTAGAAGAAGATGTTGCATTTGGTCCGGAGAACTTGGGTATAGAGCCAAAAGAAATAAGACGAATTGTAGATGAGTCTTTAAAGAGTGTAGGTATGTATGATTTAAGAGGTAGACAACCTCACTTGTTATCAGGTGGTCAAAAGCAAAGAGTTGCAATAGCAGGAATTATTGCTATGAGGCCTAAATGTATAATATTTGATGAAGCAACAGCAATGCTAGATCCATCTGGAAGAAAAGAAGTTATGAAAACAATAAAAAGACTTAATAAGGAAGAAAATATAACTGTTATACATATAACACACTTTATGGAAGAAGCAGTAGAGGCTGATAGAGTTGTAGTTATGGAAAAAGGAAAGAAAATCTTAGAGGGAACTCCTAGAGAAGTATTCAGTAAAATAAAGATGTTAAAGGAAATCGGTTTAGATGTACCTTGTATGACAGAGTTATCTAGTTTATTAATAGAAGAAGGTATGAATATTAGCAGTGATATATTAACTGTGGATGAGATGGTGATGGAATTATGTCAATTATAG
- a CDS encoding DNA-directed RNA polymerase subunit alpha — protein MIEIEKPKVDIVELSEDYRYGKFVIEPLERGYGITIGNALRRILLSSLPGVAVNAIKIDGVLHEFSTIPGVKEDVTEIILTLKELSATIDGEGSRTLKIEAQGPCSITGSDIICPPDVEILSKDLAIATLDDNAKLNMEIFVDKGRGYVSAEENKTENVPIGVLPVDSIYTPVEKVSYHVENTRVGQKTDYDKLVLEVWTNGSINPQEGISLAAKVLVEHLNLFIDLTEHVSSVEIMVEKEEDQKEKVLEMTIEELDLSVRSYNCLKRAGINTVEELANKSEDDMMKVRNLGKKSLEEVIQKLEELGLGLKPSEE, from the coding sequence ATGATAGAAATAGAAAAGCCAAAAGTAGATATAGTTGAGCTTAGCGAAGACTATAGATATGGTAAGTTTGTTATAGAACCTCTAGAAAGAGGATATGGAATAACTATAGGTAACGCATTAAGAAGAATATTATTATCATCACTACCAGGTGTAGCAGTAAATGCTATAAAAATAGATGGAGTTCTTCATGAATTTTCAACAATACCTGGTGTTAAAGAAGATGTTACTGAGATAATATTAACTTTAAAAGAACTTTCAGCAACTATAGATGGTGAAGGAAGTAGAACACTTAAAATAGAAGCTCAAGGACCATGCTCTATCACAGGTTCAGATATAATCTGTCCTCCAGATGTTGAAATATTAAGTAAAGATTTAGCAATAGCTACATTAGATGATAATGCTAAACTTAATATGGAGATATTTGTAGATAAAGGTAGAGGTTATGTTTCTGCTGAAGAAAATAAAACAGAGAATGTTCCAATAGGTGTTTTACCTGTGGATTCAATATATACTCCTGTTGAGAAAGTTAGTTATCATGTGGAAAACACAAGAGTGGGTCAAAAAACAGATTATGATAAATTAGTACTAGAAGTTTGGACTAATGGTAGTATAAATCCTCAAGAGGGTATATCATTAGCTGCAAAGGTATTAGTTGAGCATTTAAATTTATTTATAGACTTAACTGAACATGTAAGTAGTGTTGAAATCATGGTAGAAAAAGAAGAAGATCAAAAAGAAAAAGTTCTTGAAATGACTATAGAAGAATTAGATTTATCAGTTAGATCATATAACTGTTTAAAGAGAGCGGGAATTAATACAGTTGAAGAATTAGCTAATAAATCTGAGGATGATATGATGAAGGTTAGAAACCTAGGTAAGAAGTCATTAGAAGAGGTAATACAAAAACTAGAAGAACTTGGATTGGGATTAAAACCAAGTGAAGAATAG
- a CDS encoding energy-coupling factor transporter ATPase — MSIIVKNLTHIYNEGMPFASKALDDVSFEIKDRDFVGLIGHTGSGKSTLIQHLNGLLKPSSGEIFINDFNITDKNLNLTEIRKRVGVVFQYPEYQLFEETIDKDIAFGPANLGLEESEIHSRVKVSMEAVGLDYEEFKDKSPFELSGGQKRRVAIAGVIAMNPEVLILDEPTAGLDPGGRDEIFSLIKNLHENNNMTIILSSHSMDDMAKLAKNLIVMNHGRIEFMGSPREVFKSNASKLKEIGLDIPQVLELALKLRQKGFDISEDILTLEEAKQEILKVVRGRGLC, encoded by the coding sequence ATGTCAATTATAGTAAAGAATTTAACACATATATATAATGAAGGGATGCCTTTTGCAAGTAAGGCACTTGATGATGTTTCTTTTGAGATTAAAGATAGAGATTTTGTTGGTCTCATAGGTCATACAGGGTCAGGAAAATCTACATTAATACAACATTTAAATGGATTATTAAAGCCTTCTTCAGGAGAAATATTTATAAATGATTTTAATATAACAGATAAAAATTTGAACCTAACTGAGATTAGAAAAAGAGTAGGTGTTGTATTTCAATATCCAGAATATCAGTTATTTGAAGAAACAATTGATAAAGATATAGCTTTTGGACCTGCTAATTTGGGCCTAGAGGAGTCTGAGATACATAGTAGGGTAAAAGTATCAATGGAAGCTGTAGGACTTGATTATGAGGAATTTAAAGATAAATCTCCTTTTGAATTATCGGGAGGTCAAAAGCGTAGAGTAGCCATTGCCGGAGTTATAGCAATGAATCCAGAAGTTCTTATATTGGATGAACCAACTGCTGGTCTTGACCCTGGTGGAAGAGATGAAATTTTTAGTTTAATAAAAAACTTACATGAAAACAATAATATGACTATAATACTATCATCACATAGCATGGATGATATGGCAAAATTAGCCAAAAATTTAATTGTTATGAATCATGGAAGAATCGAATTTATGGGGTCTCCTAGGGAAGTATTTAAATCAAATGCGAGCAAATTGAAAGAGATAGGATTAGATATTCCGCAAGTTTTAGAACTTGCATTGAAATTGAGACAAAAAGGTTTTGACATCAGTGAAGATATATTGACTTTAGAAGAAGCAAAACAGGAAATATTAAAAGTTGTGAGAGGACGAGGATTATGTTAA
- the map gene encoding type I methionyl aminopeptidase codes for MIILKSKKEIELLREAGKIVADTHEVLRKAISPGISTLELDKIAEENIRKYNAEPSFKGYGGFPGSICASINREVVHGIPGETILKEGDIVSLDIGAYYKGYHGDSAKTHGVGMISEEDRKLIEVTRESFYEGIKFAKLGYRISDISHAVQTHVEKHGFSVVRDLVGHGVGANLHEDPQVPNYGLPGKGPRLREGMVIAIEPMVNAGRYHVKTLSDGWTTVTIDGKKSAHYEHTIAITEHEPLILTKL; via the coding sequence ATGATTATCTTGAAATCAAAAAAAGAAATAGAACTTTTAAGAGAAGCAGGCAAAATAGTTGCTGACACTCATGAAGTTTTAAGAAAAGCTATTTCTCCGGGAATATCTACCTTAGAATTAGATAAAATAGCTGAAGAGAATATAAGAAAATACAATGCAGAACCTTCTTTTAAAGGATATGGAGGTTTTCCGGGAAGTATATGTGCTTCTATCAATAGAGAAGTAGTACATGGTATTCCAGGAGAAACTATATTAAAAGAAGGAGATATTGTAAGTTTGGATATAGGAGCCTATTATAAAGGATATCATGGTGATTCTGCGAAAACTCACGGGGTAGGCATGATATCTGAAGAAGATAGGAAATTGATAGAAGTAACTAGAGAAAGCTTCTATGAAGGAATAAAATTTGCTAAATTAGGATATAGAATTTCAGATATCTCACACGCAGTACAAACACACGTTGAGAAACATGGTTTCTCAGTAGTTAGAGATTTAGTGGGTCATGGAGTTGGAGCAAATCTTCATGAGGATCCACAAGTACCTAATTATGGACTCCCAGGAAAAGGACCAAGACTTAGAGAAGGAATGGTTATTGCTATAGAGCCAATGGTTAATGCAGGTCGTTATCATGTAAAGACTCTATCAGATGGGTGGACGACTGTTACAATAGATGGAAAAAAATCAGCTCATTATGAGCATACGATAGCAATTACTGAACATGAACCTTTGATATTGACAAAGTTGTAA
- a CDS encoding adenylate kinase: MRIILLGPPGAGKGTQAAGIVEKYNIPHISTGDIFRKNIKEGTELGKKAKEYMDQGLLVPDELTVGLVTDRISQEDCKNGFMLDGFPRNVAQGEHLDIFLKNAGISLDKVVNIEVDKSILVSRAVGRRICKSCGATYHVEFNPPKVEGICDVCQGELYQRADDNEETVSKRIQVYLDETKPLVDYYSKQGIIADIKGDQSIDKVFEDIVAALGSGK, translated from the coding sequence ATGAGAATAATATTACTTGGACCTCCAGGTGCTGGTAAAGGTACTCAGGCGGCAGGAATAGTAGAAAAATACAATATACCTCATATATCAACAGGAGATATATTCAGAAAGAATATAAAAGAGGGAACAGAACTTGGAAAAAAAGCTAAAGAATACATGGACCAAGGTTTATTAGTACCAGATGAGTTAACTGTAGGTTTAGTTACTGATAGAATATCTCAAGAAGATTGTAAAAATGGATTTATGTTAGATGGATTTCCAAGAAATGTAGCACAAGGAGAACATTTAGACATATTCTTAAAAAATGCTGGTATATCACTAGATAAAGTTGTCAATATTGAAGTTGATAAGAGCATACTAGTGTCTAGGGCAGTTGGTAGAAGAATATGTAAGTCTTGTGGAGCTACCTACCATGTTGAGTTTAATCCTCCTAAAGTAGAAGGTATATGTGATGTATGCCAAGGAGAATTATATCAAAGAGCTGATGATAATGAAGAAACTGTATCTAAGAGAATACAAGTTTATCTAGATGAAACTAAACCTTTAGTAGATTATTATAGCAAACAAGGTATAATAGCAGATATAAAAGGTGACCAATCAATAGATAAAGTGTTTGAAGATATTGTCGCAGCTTTAGGAAGTGGAAAATAA
- the rpsI gene encoding 30S ribosomal protein S9: MANVQYYGTGRRKSSVARVRLVAGEGNILVNGRALENYFNYETLIRDVKQPLVLTGNENKYDVIVKVEGGGFTGQAGAIRHGISRALLKADLDLRPALKKEGFLTRDARMKERKKYGLKAARRAPQFSKR; this comes from the coding sequence ATGGCTAACGTTCAATATTATGGAACTGGAAGAAGAAAAAGTTCTGTTGCTAGAGTAAGACTAGTTGCAGGTGAAGGAAATATATTAGTAAATGGAAGAGCATTAGAAAATTATTTTAACTATGAAACATTAATAAGAGATGTTAAACAACCATTAGTTTTAACTGGAAATGAAAATAAATATGATGTTATAGTAAAAGTTGAAGGTGGAGGATTCACTGGACAAGCTGGAGCTATAAGACATGGTATATCTAGAGCTTTATTAAAAGCTGATTTAGATTTAAGACCTGCTTTAAAGAAAGAAGGTTTCTTAACTAGAGATGCAAGAATGAAGGAAAGAAAGAAATACGGATTAAAAGCAGCAAGAAGAGCTCCACAATTCTCAAAAAGATAA
- the truA gene encoding tRNA pseudouridine(38-40) synthase TruA translates to MRNIKITIQYNGKNYCGWQKQPDSLGIQGTIEKAIYDITKEEVKLIGSGRTDSGVHALGQTANFILSSGISIETIPMALNAKLPKDISVIKACEVNDNFHSRYSAKGKTYKYLIYNSRFRNPILSDMSYQVKYKLDFDKMCLESKSLLGTHDFKGFMSSGSSVRDTVRTIYDIDINKKDDLITLEISGNGFLYNMVRIIVGTLVDIGRGRINEPFLDIIQSKTRSRCGHTAPAQGLFLKKVHY, encoded by the coding sequence ATGAGAAATATAAAAATTACAATCCAATATAATGGTAAAAATTATTGTGGATGGCAAAAGCAACCTGATTCTTTAGGAATACAGGGTACAATTGAAAAAGCTATATATGATATAACAAAAGAAGAAGTCAAACTCATAGGGTCAGGTAGAACTGATTCAGGGGTTCATGCTCTTGGGCAAACTGCAAATTTTATACTTAGTTCAGGTATAAGTATAGAAACTATACCAATGGCGTTAAATGCTAAGTTACCAAAAGATATATCGGTTATAAAAGCATGTGAAGTAAATGATAATTTTCATTCAAGATATAGTGCAAAGGGTAAAACATATAAATATTTAATATATAATAGTAGGTTTAGAAATCCAATACTTAGTGATATGTCATATCAAGTAAAATATAAACTTGATTTTGATAAAATGTGTTTGGAATCAAAAAGTTTATTAGGTACACATGACTTTAAAGGTTTTATGAGTTCTGGTTCATCTGTAAGAGATACAGTTAGAACTATATATGATATTGATATAAATAAAAAAGATGATTTGATTACTTTGGAGATTAGTGGTAATGGTTTTTTGTACAACATGGTAAGAATTATTGTTGGAACACTTGTTGATATAGGTCGTGGTAGAATTAATGAACCATTTTTAGACATAATACAATCAAAAACTAGGTCAAGGTGTGGACATACAGCTCCAGCACAAGGATTATTTCTTAAAAAAGTTCATTATTAA
- the rplM gene encoding 50S ribosomal protein L13, producing MKSYIAKPADVQRKWYLVDAEGKTLGRLATEIATVLRGKHKPTFTPHVDGGDFVVVVNAGKIVLSGKKLDQKYYRYHTGYVGGLKEISYRDMMDKKPEEVIAHAVSGMLPKNKLRSRMMTRLRVFAGAEHTHAAQNPEVLNFK from the coding sequence ATGAAAAGTTATATAGCTAAGCCAGCTGATGTACAAAGAAAATGGTACTTAGTTGATGCTGAAGGAAAAACATTAGGTCGTTTAGCAACAGAAATTGCGACAGTATTGAGAGGTAAACATAAACCAACATTTACTCCTCACGTTGATGGTGGAGATTTTGTTGTTGTAGTAAATGCAGGAAAAATAGTTTTAAGTGGTAAAAAATTAGATCAAAAATATTACAGATACCATACTGGTTATGTAGGTGGATTAAAAGAAATATCTTACAGAGATATGATGGATAAGAAACCAGAAGAAGTTATAGCACATGCTGTAAGTGGTATGTTACCTAAAAACAAATTAAGAAGCAGAATGATGACTAGATTAAGAGTATTCGCAGGTGCTGAACACACTCATGCAGCTCAAAATCCAGAAGTTTTAAATTTTAAGTAA
- a CDS encoding KOW domain-containing protein — translation MLSDNLSIGQVVKVSLGRDKGNLFFVVKIINNEYVLIADGKKRKLDKPKLKKVKHLKKYNFINDEVRKRVVSGQEITDSFLRAELTKLN, via the coding sequence GTGCTATCAGATAATTTAAGTATAGGTCAAGTTGTTAAAGTTTCATTAGGACGAGATAAAGGAAATTTATTCTTTGTAGTCAAAATAATTAATAATGAATATGTATTAATAGCTGATGGAAAAAAAAGGAAACTTGACAAACCTAAGTTAAAGAAAGTGAAGCACTTAAAAAAATATAATTTTATTAATGATGAAGTTAGAAAAAGAGTAGTATCTGGACAAGAGATTACAGATTCTTTTTTAAGAGCTGAACTTACTAAGTTAAATTAG
- the rpsD gene encoding 30S ribosomal protein S4 — protein MARYTGASCRQCRREGMKLFLKGDRCYTDKCAIVKRNYAPGQHGQGRKKVSNYGLQLREKQKVKRIYGVLETQFRNLYERAENMPGKAGENLLSLLERRLDNVVYRMGLASSRKEARQLVTHSHFTLNGNKVDIPSLIVKVGDVIEVKEKSRSSAKFKNLVEVNSRIAPKWLEANVEGMTAKVVGVPTREDIDLEIAEHLIIELYSK, from the coding sequence ATGGCAAGATATACAGGTGCATCATGTAGACAATGCCGTAGAGAGGGAATGAAATTATTCCTTAAAGGTGATAGATGTTATACAGATAAATGTGCTATAGTAAAAAGAAACTATGCTCCAGGTCAACATGGCCAAGGAAGAAAGAAAGTTTCTAACTATGGATTACAATTAAGAGAAAAACAAAAAGTTAAAAGAATATATGGAGTTTTAGAGACTCAATTTAGAAATTTATATGAACGTGCTGAAAATATGCCTGGTAAAGCAGGTGAGAACTTATTAAGTTTATTAGAGAGAAGATTAGATAATGTAGTTTACAGAATGGGACTAGCATCTTCTAGAAAAGAAGCTAGACAATTAGTGACTCATAGTCATTTCACTTTAAATGGAAATAAAGTAGACATACCTTCATTAATAGTTAAGGTTGGAGATGTTATAGAAGTTAAAGAGAAATCAAGATCTTCTGCAAAATTCAAAAATTTAGTAGAAGTTAACTCAAGAATAGCTCCTAAATGGTTAGAAGCTAATGTAGAAGGAATGACAGCAAAAGTAGTTGGTGTTCCAACAAGAGAAGATATAGATCTTGAGATAGCAGAACACTTAATCATAGAACTTTACTCTAAATAA
- the rpmJ gene encoding 50S ribosomal protein L36: MKVRPSVKPICEKCKVIKRKGKVMVICENPKHKQKQG; the protein is encoded by the coding sequence ATGAAGGTTAGACCATCAGTAAAACCAATATGTGAAAAATGTAAAGTAATAAAAAGAAAAGGAAAAGTAATGGTTATCTGTGAAAATCCAAAGCATAAGCAAAAGCAAGGATAA
- the rpsK gene encoding 30S ribosomal protein S11: MAKPKKKVTRIRRRERKNIERGHAHIQSTFNNTIITLTDVHGNAISWASSGQLGFKGSRKSTPFASQMAAETAAKAAMEHGLKSVEVFVKGPGSGREAAIRALQATGLEVTMIKDVTPIPHNGCRPPKRRRV, translated from the coding sequence ATGGCTAAACCAAAAAAGAAAGTTACACGTATTAGAAGAAGAGAACGTAAAAATATAGAACGTGGTCATGCTCATATACAATCAACTTTCAATAATACAATAATAACTTTAACTGACGTTCACGGAAATGCTATATCTTGGGCAAGTTCTGGACAATTAGGATTCAAAGGATCAAGAAAATCAACTCCATTTGCATCTCAAATGGCTGCTGAAACAGCTGCAAAAGCTGCGATGGAACACGGACTAAAAAGTGTTGAGGTATTCGTAAAGGGGCCAGGTTCAGGAAGAGAAGCTGCAATAAGAGCTTTACAAGCAACTGGACTAGAAGTAACTATGATAAAAGATGTTACTCCAATCCCACATAACGGATGTAGACCACCAAAGAGAAGAAGAGTGTAA
- the rplQ gene encoding 50S ribosomal protein L17: MAKYRKLGRETAHRNLMLRNLVTCLLRSGRIETTVTRAKETRRMAEKMITLAKRGDLHARRQVLAYVMDETVVNNLFTDLAPKYAERNGGYTRIIKIGPRKGDAAEMAFIELV, encoded by the coding sequence ATGGCTAAGTACCGTAAATTAGGACGTGAAACAGCTCACAGAAACCTTATGTTAAGAAACTTAGTAACTTGCTTACTAAGAAGTGGAAGAATAGAAACTACAGTGACTAGAGCGAAAGAAACTCGTAGAATGGCTGAAAAGATGATAACTCTTGCTAAGAGAGGGGATCTTCATGCTAGAAGACAAGTTTTAGCTTATGTTATGGATGAAACAGTAGTTAATAACTTATTCACAGATTTAGCTCCAAAATATGCTGAGAGAAATGGTGGATACACTAGAATAATAAAAATAGGGCCAAGAAAAGGCGATGCTGCTGAAATGGCTTTTATAGAATTAGTATAG